In Macrobrachium rosenbergii isolate ZJJX-2024 chromosome 47, ASM4041242v1, whole genome shotgun sequence, the following are encoded in one genomic region:
- the LOC136830805 gene encoding thiol S-methyltransferase TMT1A-like — protein sequence MDTLTQGKVFTEDIARYMVEVSDFVKTHPRTSFYGAGALAITVLSYTFGKDVKQRIFVWINSKADQIKDPKYEEYRKHLVAPLKDLESHDPELRKEKSIRILEIGVGCGNNLKNYPEGSHLVLVDPNPHFGKYFTEKLTGNLKIKPEDIIVSMGEEMDMVPDASVDAVVVSLVLCSVTDVAKVMQQVYRVLVPGGKFLFIEHIREWDTKKYRARRALQSLLTATRIWPFLFEGCSLNRDPLPAIEAAGFSQVNVEYFYAPILYTLFKLCSPHVIGEATK from the exons ATGGACACTCTAACACAAGGAAAAGTGTTTACGGAAGACATTGCAAGATACATGGTCGAAGTTTCAGATTTCGTCAAAACACATCCTAGGACTAGTTTTTATGGCGCAGGAGCCCTTGCCATCACAGTGCTTTCTTACACTTTTGGGAAAGATGTTAAACAAAG GATTTTCGTCTGGATCAACAGCAAGGCTGACCAGATCAAGGACCCGAAATACGAGGAGTACCGCAAGCATTTGGTTGCTCCCCTGAAAGACCTCGAATCGCACGACCCTGAGCTTCGGAAAGAGAAAAGCATCAGGATTTTGGAAATTGGCGTCGGATGTG GTAATAACCTCAAGAATTACCCGGAAGGTTCTCACCTGGTTTTAGTTGATCCTAATCCACACTTCGGCAAGTATTTCACAGAAAAGCTGACGGGAAACCTCAAGATCAAACCAGAAGATATCATCGTGTCCATGG GAGAGGAAATGGACATGGTACCAGACGCGAGTGTGGATGCGGTTGTCGTGTCCTTGGTGCTTTGTAGTGTCACCGACGTTGCCAAAGTTATGCAGCAGGTGTACAGGGTCTTGGTGCCT GGTGGAAAATTTCTCTTCATCGAGCACATCCGTGAGTGGGACACGAAGAAGTACAGAGCGCGTCGTGCCCTCCAGTCTCTCCTGACGGCAACAAGAATATGGCCTTTCCTCTTCGAGGGCTGCAGTCTCAACAGAGATCCTCTTCCTGCTATAGAGGCAGCCGGATTTTCGCAAGTGAATGTCGAGTATTTTTATGCGCCTATTCTTTATACGCTATTCAAACTGTGCTCTCCGCATGTCATTGGTGAGGCCACAAAGTGA